A segment of the bacterium genome:
TCGGCGAGAACTCGCCGTCGAAGCGGTAGCCGGGTCCGCCGGTCCCGGTGCCGAGCGGGCAGCCGCCCTGCGCCATGAAGTCGGTGATCACGCGGTGGAACGTCAGCCCGTCGAAGAAGCCGAGCTGCGTCAGGTACATGAAGCTCGTGACGTGCATCGGCGCCGCGTCGGGCATGAAGCGGATCTTGACCGCGCCCTTGTTCGTCTCGAACGTGACGAAGTGCTCCGCGCCGGGGGCGAACTGGAGCGCCGTCGGCTTCGGCAGCCGCGTGC
Coding sequences within it:
- a CDS encoding peptidylprolyl isomerase, which gives rise to MVARAGVDKSAPNWRTRLPKPTALQFAPGAEHFVTFETNKGAVKIRFMPDAAPMHVTSFMYLTQLGFFDGLTFHRVITDFMAQGGCPLGTGTGGPGYRFDGEFSP